A window from Bosea sp. ANAM02 encodes these proteins:
- a CDS encoding ABC transporter ATP-binding protein has translation MNQPREQKVPPRLALAHVSKSFPGVKANEDISLSVQSGEIHALLGENGAGKSTLVKIIYGVQQADEGTISWNGSPVAIPSPKAARKLGIGMVFQHFSLFDAMTVIENIALGLDEAVDREELKARVAAILQSYSLPLDPEREVHTLSVGERQRIEIVRCLLQKPKLLIMDEPTSVLTPQEVERLFATLRQIAAEGCSILYISHKLHEIKALCDGATILRGGRVVATCDPRVETTKRMAELMIGAELRKIEHGKAAGSGVVRLEVKGLSLPGEPPFGTDLESVSFEARAGEILGIAGVAGNGQAELLTALSGEQLANGADAIRLDGKAVGLDGAGTRRALGLACVPEERNGHAAVPDFSLADNGVLTARHRLPLAPHGFMSRGSIKRFADSVIKLFDVRTTGHGALARSLSGGNLQKFIMGREIGQQPAVLVVSQPTWGVDAGAAAAIRQELVDLAAKGSAVVVISQDLDELLELADRLCVINEGRLSAPRPVASLGIDEIGLMMGGVHGAEAAHA, from the coding sequence ATGAATCAGCCGCGTGAGCAGAAAGTGCCGCCGCGGCTGGCGCTCGCCCATGTCTCGAAGAGCTTTCCCGGCGTCAAAGCCAATGAAGACATCAGCCTGAGCGTCCAATCCGGCGAAATCCACGCCCTGCTCGGCGAGAACGGCGCCGGCAAGTCGACGCTGGTCAAGATCATCTACGGTGTCCAGCAGGCCGACGAAGGCACCATCTCCTGGAACGGCTCGCCCGTTGCGATCCCCTCGCCCAAGGCCGCGCGCAAGCTCGGCATCGGCATGGTCTTCCAGCATTTCTCGCTGTTCGACGCGATGACGGTGATCGAGAACATCGCGCTCGGGCTCGACGAAGCGGTCGACCGCGAGGAGCTGAAGGCCCGTGTCGCCGCGATCCTGCAATCCTATTCGCTGCCGCTCGATCCGGAGCGCGAGGTGCACACGCTCTCGGTCGGCGAGCGCCAGCGCATCGAGATCGTGCGCTGCCTGCTGCAGAAACCGAAGCTGCTTATCATGGACGAACCGACCTCGGTGTTGACGCCGCAGGAGGTCGAGCGCCTGTTCGCCACCCTGCGCCAGATCGCGGCCGAGGGCTGCTCGATCCTCTACATCTCGCACAAGCTGCACGAGATCAAAGCGCTCTGCGACGGCGCCACGATCCTGCGCGGCGGGCGCGTCGTCGCGACTTGCGATCCCAGGGTCGAGACCACCAAGCGCATGGCCGAGCTGATGATCGGCGCGGAACTGCGCAAGATCGAGCACGGCAAAGCCGCGGGCTCCGGCGTCGTCCGGCTGGAGGTCAAAGGCCTGTCGCTGCCGGGCGAGCCGCCCTTCGGCACCGATCTGGAGAGCGTTTCCTTCGAGGCGCGGGCCGGCGAAATCCTCGGCATCGCCGGCGTCGCCGGCAATGGGCAGGCCGAACTCCTGACCGCGCTCTCGGGCGAGCAGCTCGCAAACGGGGCCGATGCGATCCGGCTCGACGGCAAGGCTGTCGGCCTGGACGGCGCCGGCACGCGCCGGGCGCTCGGCCTCGCCTGCGTGCCCGAGGAGCGCAACGGCCATGCCGCAGTGCCGGATTTCTCGCTGGCCGATAACGGCGTCCTCACCGCGCGCCACCGCCTGCCGCTGGCGCCGCATGGCTTCATGAGCCGTGGCAGCATCAAGCGCTTCGCCGACAGCGTGATCAAGCTCTTCGACGTGCGCACCACCGGCCATGGCGCGCTCGCCCGCTCGCTCTCGGGCGGCAACCTGCAGAAGTTCATCATGGGCCGCGAGATCGGGCAACAACCGGCCGTTCTCGTCGTTTCGCAGCCGACCTGGGGCGTCGATGCCGGCGCGGCCGCCGCGATCCGGCAGGAACTGGTCGACCTCGCCGCGAAGGGTTCGGCCGTGGTGGTGATCTCGCAGGACCTCGACGAATTGCTCGAGCTCGCCGACCGGCTTTGCGTCATCAACGAGGGGCGCCTCTCGGCGCCGCGCCCGGTCGCCAGCCTCGGCATCGACGAGATCGGCCTGATGATGGGCGGTGTCCATGGCGCGGAGGCGGCCCATGCTTGA
- a CDS encoding ABC transporter permease codes for MLEWRRRREPSMLMLLASPLIAIGLTMLIGMIVFTAMGYDGFHAVESIFLTPFLEPQRWGDIGVKGAPLVMIALGLAIGFRANVWNIGAEGQYVMGAIAGTGVALLTYDMSGWWILPAMMLAGILGGMAWAAIPAFLRVKLQVSEILTSLMLTYVAVQFLYFLVRGPWKDPGGFNFPQTRMFTADQTLPTVLEGTLVHLGIPAALVLAVIAWLLMEKTTAGYAIKVVGLAPAAARHGGFSAARTTWATMLASGALAGLAGLFEAAGPFGQLTPQFPVGYGFTAIIVAFLGRLNPLGIVFGGIVLAGTYVGGEIAQSTVRLPQAATGLFQATLLFMLLATDVLVRWRIGFKRRAA; via the coding sequence ATGCTTGAATGGCGTCGCCGCCGCGAGCCGAGCATGCTGATGCTGCTGGCGAGCCCGCTGATCGCGATCGGGCTCACCATGCTCATCGGCATGATCGTCTTCACCGCGATGGGCTATGACGGCTTCCACGCGGTCGAGAGCATCTTCCTGACGCCCTTCCTGGAGCCGCAGCGCTGGGGCGACATTGGCGTGAAGGGTGCACCGCTCGTGATGATCGCGCTCGGGCTGGCCATCGGCTTCCGCGCCAATGTCTGGAATATCGGCGCCGAGGGACAGTATGTCATGGGCGCCATCGCCGGCACCGGCGTCGCGCTCCTGACCTATGACATGTCGGGATGGTGGATCCTGCCCGCCATGATGCTGGCCGGCATTCTCGGCGGCATGGCCTGGGCCGCGATCCCCGCCTTCCTGCGGGTGAAGTTGCAGGTCAGCGAAATCCTGACCAGCCTGATGCTGACCTATGTCGCCGTGCAATTCCTGTATTTCCTGGTGCGCGGCCCGTGGAAGGATCCGGGCGGCTTCAACTTCCCGCAGACGCGGATGTTCACCGCCGACCAGACGCTGCCGACCGTGCTGGAGGGCACGCTCGTGCATCTCGGCATCCCCGCCGCGCTCGTGCTCGCTGTCATCGCCTGGCTATTGATGGAGAAGACCACCGCGGGCTACGCGATCAAGGTCGTCGGCCTGGCGCCGGCCGCAGCGCGCCATGGCGGCTTCAGCGCCGCGCGCACCACCTGGGCGACGATGCTGGCCAGCGGCGCGCTCGCCGGGCTCGCCGGATTGTTCGAGGCGGCCGGCCCGTTCGGGCAGCTTACGCCGCAATTCCCGGTCGGCTACGGCTTCACCGCGATCATCGTCGCCTTCCTCGGCCGGTTGAACCCGCTCGGCATCGTCTTCGGCGGCATCGTTCTGGCGGGAACCTATGTCGGCGGCGAGATCGCGCAATCGACCGTCCGGCTGCCGCAGGCCGCGACCGGTCTGTTCCAGGCGACGCTGCTGTTCATGCTGCTGGCAACCGACGTACTGGTGCGCTGGCGGATCGGTTTCAAGCGGAGGGCGGCATGA
- a CDS encoding ABC transporter permease yields MTSAMLVSILMTLIAASTPLLLAALGELVAEKSGVLNLGVEGMMLCGAVAGFAVAFSTGSTGIGLVAAAFAGVAASMIFAVLALSLMANQVATGLALTIFGIGASSLIGAGFVGRTITRLQPVFPAALSEHPILRVIFGHDIVVYLSLALVAGVSWFLRRTRPGLILRAVGENDASAHAIGYPVVAIRYAAVAFGGALAGLGGAYFSLALTPMWADRLTAGRGWIALALVVFSAWKPGRLLLGAYLFGAVMTLELQLKAAGVTWLAPEVLAMAPYLATIAVLTMMSLGRRIGRLDAPACLGKPFSAS; encoded by the coding sequence ATGACCTCCGCCATGCTCGTCTCCATCCTGATGACGCTGATCGCGGCTTCGACGCCGCTGCTGCTGGCGGCGCTCGGCGAGCTCGTCGCCGAGAAATCGGGCGTGCTCAATCTCGGCGTCGAGGGCATGATGCTCTGCGGCGCGGTCGCGGGCTTCGCCGTCGCCTTCTCAACCGGCAGCACCGGCATCGGCCTCGTCGCGGCGGCCTTCGCGGGCGTCGCGGCCTCGATGATCTTCGCCGTGCTCGCGCTCTCGCTGATGGCCAATCAGGTCGCGACGGGGCTCGCGCTGACGATCTTCGGCATCGGCGCCTCCTCGCTGATCGGCGCGGGCTTCGTCGGGCGGACCATCACGCGGCTCCAGCCGGTCTTTCCGGCGGCGCTGTCGGAGCATCCGATCCTGCGCGTGATCTTCGGCCACGACATCGTCGTCTATCTCTCGCTGGCGCTGGTGGCGGGCGTGAGCTGGTTCCTGCGCCGGACGCGACCCGGGCTGATCCTGCGCGCCGTCGGCGAGAACGACGCCTCGGCGCACGCGATCGGCTATCCCGTCGTCGCCATCCGCTATGCGGCGGTTGCCTTCGGCGGCGCGCTGGCGGGGCTCGGTGGCGCCTATTTCTCGCTGGCGCTGACGCCGATGTGGGCGGACCGTCTGACCGCCGGCCGCGGCTGGATCGCGCTCGCGCTCGTCGTGTTCTCGGCCTGGAAGCCGGGGCGCCTGCTGCTCGGGGCCTATCTCTTCGGCGCCGTGATGACGCTCGAACTGCAGCTCAAGGCGGCCGGCGTCACCTGGCTCGCGCCGGAGGTGCTGGCGATGGCCCCCTACCTTGCGACGATTGCAGTTCTGACCATGATGTCGCTAGGACGTAGGATCGGCCGTCTCGACGCGCCCGCCTGCCTCGGCAAACCTTTCTCGGCGTCCTGA